A stretch of the Xiphias gladius isolate SHS-SW01 ecotype Sanya breed wild chromosome 21, ASM1685928v1, whole genome shotgun sequence genome encodes the following:
- the LOC120807409 gene encoding ras-related protein Rap-1A-like produces the protein MREYKLVVLGSGGVGKSALTVQFVQGIFVEKYDPTIEDSYRKQVEVDGQQCMLEILDTAGTEQFTAMRDLYMKNGQGFALVYSITAQSTFNDLQDLREQILRVKDTEDVPMILVGNKCDLEDERVVGKEQGQNLARQWNHCAFLESSAKSKINVLDIFYDLVRQINRKTPVEKKKAKKKSNCVLL, from the exons ATGCGTGAATACAAGCTAGTGGTGTTAGGCTCTGGAGGTGTGGGCAAGTCCGCTCTG ACAGTTCAGTTTGTACAGGGAATCTTTGTGGAAAAATATGACCCTACAATAGAAGACTCATACAGAAAG caagTGGAGGTAGATGGGCAGCAATGTATGCTTGAAATTCTCGACACAGCAGGCACA GAGCAGTTCACAGCGATGAGGGACTTGTACATGAAGAACGGCCAAGGCTTTGCCCTGGTATACTCCATCACAGCACAGTCCACCTTCAACGACCTTCAGGACCTGAGAGAACAGATTCTACGAGTAAAGGACACAGAGGAT GTGCCAATGATCCTGGTGGGGAACAAGTGCGACTTGGAGGATGAGCGTGTTGTGGGGAAGGAACAGGGCCAGAACCTGGCCAGACAGTGGAACCACTGTGCCTTTTTAGAGTCCTCTGCTAAGTCAAAGATCAACGTCCTCGAT ATCTTCTATGACCTGGTCAGACAGATAAATAGGAAAACGCCAGTGGAAAAGaagaaggcaaaaaagaaaTCCAACTGTGTCCTGCTTTAA